The genomic region tatttcctttaaaggcTGTTCTAGCCAGAATTTAAATCTTTAAACATAGTGCTTACAATACAAATGTAGAGGTTTTCAGACAGAACTATTGGTATATTAGAGGCTGGCTGAGTTAAGAGCCTTATTGTTAATGGTGCCATCCAGTCATGCAGATTTGTGGTATTTCTGAGCAATGCCATAGGGAACATGCGCAGCTATGGTGCCTAACTTCTGCGCTCCTTCGATGTGAAACATCTGGTCATCAAAGAAAATGTGAGGGCGGATTTTCACCAGGATCGGTCCTTTAGGAGCTCCTGCTAGGAAAAGTGCCTCATCAATCTCCAGACCCCAGCTACGAAGAGTCTTCAGCACTCTGGCTCCTGAGCTCGCCGCACTTCTGGCTGTAACCAGGAAGGTCCTTATGGGGCAATTTAATCGTTCATTTTTTGCATAGAACTTCTTCTGGAGTTTCCCTAGGTCTTCCAGAAAACCTTTCAAAGGACCCTGAGTATGAAATAAGAGAAGTATATTTAGTATTTGTCCACAGATCCTCAAATCATTCTTTTGCTTTATTCCAGATTGCCAGTTATGTAGAGGGTTCCTTCCTTAAAGCTCTGCTACTCAGCAGATTCTCTGTGTAATGTGTCCAAAAGGCTCTGCACCCTCACTAGCAATTCACAGATTGGAAAAAAGCTTAAACCATAATCCTACGTGGTATGATCAGCAGGAAACTGATTCTCACTATGGATTACAAGATCTCTTACAATATAAAGTTATAACTGTAGCctttaataaaatgttctttaagaACACTTAACTCTTTACTGTGAACCACGAggtgcaattatttttttctgtgcaaaaaccAGCAAGAGACCTAATTACATATACATCACTGAACTCTTTCCAGATTAATGCCATTATTAGAATTACattccatttaaaagaaatgataGTTCGTGTCGAATTGCAGTATATTGCACTGTCCAGTACCTTCATAAATCAagcttttattctgaatttataTAATATTTAACCATAGAAGAATTGGTCTTTCAGTTTAAgctaatgttaaaatatttgcgTTTTTAGACAAATGGCATAGCTCTGCTTGGGAATAAGCACAGGTATTACCCTGCTTCAATAACCAGAATATCCCAGTGTTTGAAATTAACACACaatctgataaaaaaaaatcaaggaaatcAGTAGTagcctttcctttttctaatgATACAATTCAAATACACTGTAAGTCACTGTCTTATATATGCTGTTCTCTCAGTGAAGTGGGGGATCTGGTGGAAGGACTGCAGCGGTGGACTCTTCTTTGTCAAACATGTATTCTAAATATTATccttggaaaaggaaataaataggGCAATCAGCTTCCACGAAGAATACGTACACACTGGGGAAACTGGAGACATAcagcagcaatgaaaattaACAGATGTTTTGAAAACTCGCTGATTCAATTAGTACAAACCTGTGCAAGAGGCTTATTTTCATTCAGCTGTTCATGTTCAAAAAATCTGTCTAATCCTTGCTCTTTGACAATCTGTTCTGATTCATCAGAAAAGAGAACCGCATCCCCATCAAAGGCCACCCTCAGCTGTGTGTCCGAGTACGTAACATCTTTGTTGGCAGTGAACATCGTAGCTGATGCGATGCCTGAAAATGATCAGAGAACCCCAGTTAACATGTCCTGCAAAGTCATTCATTAAACGGTCAGCAGTTCAGTTGCAACAACTTCTTTGCGGCGACCTTTGTATATGGTGAGCAAAAACAATCGCTAAAGCTAATTAGTAATGGCTGTTGTGTGACGCAAATGCATGGAAGCTGTCCCACTGACATGTCTTCTTAGACATGCTTCCTTCCACTTCCAtacaggaaaatacaaaaaatggtcCCCTAGGTGTGCTGCAAATGAGACAAAGCAGGGGATTCCAAGGAGACCGTTGAATCAAACTCTTGCTATTTTTTAACTCCttacaaaacacagaagttgATTTTTGTAACTCGTATCGAAGAGATGACTCTTTTCAAACAGAAGTTGAACAGAGATGTGTAGGTGTGTATGGGATTCATCTCTTGTAGCACGGGAGAAGACAGGAAGGTGTGACAAAGGTAGGCGGTGATTAAGTTGTCATTATCAGCAGGCTGAAGGGTCAGAGAGGAACAATACAGAGAAATAACCTGATTTTATTTGGTTAAGCAACGATGAGCGGTAAGTTCGCACCATACAAAGTTGTGACTTTCTGCATTTGATGAAGCAGCGCTACTTTCTGTGAAAGACACACAATATATTAACCTTTTTAACAAGCTCAACAGAGAGATAACAAAAGTCAATTCAAACCTGCTTCTATAGCTTCTTGCACTTTTTTGGAGTCTGCCGAGAGGTACAGGTTCGTAAGGTACGCGGTCAGGTAACCAATAGGGCTTTTTCCTCCCGTCATACAGAAACGTTCTATTGTTAAGCCTAAAGTAAGAACAACACATGGTGTGACTCTGCTCTGACACTACAAACCCGTAAAAGGAACCCATAAAAAGGTACCTACAGCTGACAGtaaacttaaaaaagaaaaatatgttcacTACAATTTCAACAAGTTAGTCAACTTAAACCGACTACCATGTTTGATCAGCCTTTCCTCCTtgagaatttaaataaaattcctcTAAGGCAGCAGACTGACTGCTGTGAAGGTATATGTACAGGGGGTGTAAATaccaaagaaggaaaagtttAAGGATGGCTTCTCATAAATTCAGATTCACACCCGACAAGTTAAACCTAGAGCTTTGGACCAAATTCTGTTTAACACCATCTCACTTATGCTGACAcccaaaaataaatatcagcCTTGGAGGAATGGGTGTCCGTATCAAAGAAGCTGCTTTTACCAAGgccagaacaggaaaaataaaattaatgcattttattatGTAACAGGAAGCAGTTCTACAAGgtagtatttattttacttaccATAGTGATTGATGCTGTTTATCAGTCTCACTCCCACTTGGGCATGGTTATTAGTCATCAGAACAATATCAAAGCGTTCTTCGTCATCAGGGTACAGCTCGAGAAGCCGGGCATTGACATGCTCCAGCGCCTGCAGGTTAAAAATGTGGAAGTCAGTAGACAAGTGGAATGTGCTTCGATTCTTAATCGCTGTGGGTTTAGTGATAGGAGTGTCTTGAAGGAGAATCTGAAATACCTGATAGTTTAACTTGCTGAACTTGTTTTagtcctttctgctctgctgctcccagcaaCTATTTGACTGGGTTCGTTTGAAGGGAAAAAGTGAATTTCTTTTGCTGAGTTACAGAATTTAACTTTATCATGGAAACTCTTTTTCTTGGGACACCATGATCCTCCAGAATAAATCAATGCATTGCTGAACGTTATCACAATCCCTgctaatattcttttttttttttctcctttggctTAATATGGTGAACTTTAGTTTCTTCTATCtaattttcctttgattttttttgttggttcaTTTTAGATACCAACCTTTaaagtctgtttttcagaaatttacAAGCTTCCCACCTAATATATTTTAAGGAAAGGTACGTGGTGAACAGCAGTATGCAGAGACGTTCTTGTGCACTTGGAAATTGTTCTTGTGAAATCAAGAAGTGTAATTGAATTTCTGTGTGCAACTGCTTGTTTTGCATGCAGGAATGTGAATTTTGGCTGCATACTTACGCAAAGATTTACTGACACAGTTCAGATGGTCAGGTGTCAAGGACTGTCCTTAAGTAACGAGCACCAAATCATACCCTGTCAAGTATGACTTCCGTGAACATTTCTAAATGCAGTACTAAATGAGACAGATTTTGATTCATTTAGGATCTCTTTTAAGATAATGGGCCAGCATGTTATATCCATGGTTTGGCATTCTTACTTCCTTGAACTTTATTCTGCTCATCTCTTTCTGTATCCATCTGTTCTCTCATATTATTTAGAATTTTATCCTTTTGCAATAAGATTTGCTTTTTGCCCTAGGTTTATGCACAAACCTCTACTTTGGGATCTTGGCCCTTGAATGGAATTCCGTGGGATTACAGCAATAAAGCCAACAATGAATCATAAAATGAATGCAAGATGGGTGGATTTTCAGTTAGGTGCCTTAAAAAGTCAGCCCAGTTGTTAAgaattaaaacacagatttcACAATTAAATTCTGGGAATCTCACTATAAAGGCACGGCTACGTCACATGGGGCTATGGTTCGGAAAACTCTAAGCGAGAGCCTGGTACAAGgcctaggaaaaaaatcttagcaTGTGTCATAACCCATTTCTACCTCTACTACTCTACTACACTGacaagttattaaaatattagagAATAAGGAAGAGTGGAGGAGGGGATGCCATTTTTTGCCCAGTGCATGCACACTTTGCAGCCCGAGGAGTTCCTGGCCTATGATTAAGATTCTTAAGTGCTACAAGCATGAGATTAAAGATCTCAGTAAAGGAATCCAAACCAAAAcgcattatttctttttgctttctttgtcaCCAGGTAGAAAGCATCACCCAACACACCCACAGTTCTCTAGACTAATGATTCCTGTGACTGAGCAATTTAggaatatctttaaaaatgtaaagaattcaaaagcaaatagcATACTGGAAGGGAACAGAGGTCAGGGTGCCGTTAGCCTGCATAACTAACACCTCTGATTTTCAAAGTGTGAGGAGTTAGTCAAATATCACATATATCCAGACAATTTGATGCTGAATTCTAACAAATCTCTTGAAAACTGACTGTGCTAGTGGGGCTGCTACCTGTAGCTGCTACAGATAGGAAAAGATGCAGTAAATTTGCTAGTCAGCATAGCCTCACTGGTGTACAAAGTGAATTATTTTATGACCATGCTTTTATGTCAAAAACACCTTTACTAGTGCTATTAACACTATTAACAGCTCTCTGTTACATTGAGAACAGCACCAGTATCGATATAAGTAATTTTTCCACTACGTATGTCCAAAAAGTGATCAGCAATGCTGAAAACGTTTTAACTTCCTGAGACTACAACTGAAGCAATGAAAACCTACTTTTGAAACCTGAAGGAAGTGTTctgccacagctctgctgtcagcAAGTATGATTGTTAATTATGATTTAataaattttctgaaattagtATGGTGGAGCTTATCAAACAATTCTCAAGGGGCATAAAATGAACAAATTAACTGTGTCAATGGCATTTTTTCAAGTAAGTCCCACTAAAACCTGTGTTCCTTaaaagcatatatatttttagttctttttttgttttgttttgtttttgtaatttcACTTGCTTCCCATGCTGAAGGCTGCTTACTGTGGCCATTTCTTTTATCTTGTGTATTGAAAGCAGAATATTTCCTTTCACCTCTGCTTAAACCCTGATTCCCAACTAGGGGGTCTATTTCTTTTGCTGGTCCTCAGCAACAATTTCCAGGGTGACAAcgaaagcaataaaaaaaaaataaagctgaccaaaaaaagaagaaaaaaaggttaactTCTGAATAAAGTAATTTGAATAATACCGAATCAATGCTGCCTTTAATCACAGTAGTTGTATTACAAGTGAGACATTGAAATGGAATGAGGAACTaagaggttttggttttggtttggtttttttttgttttgttttgtttttttgaggggggaggggggagtttGCAACAACCTTAAAACAATTTGGGTGCCTGTCCTAACTGAAAATGGGCTTAAAAGGAAAGGTGCTTTTTGCGCCCTGTGTCCAGCAGAAGATGCAGGTTGCTCCTTACCCCCACCTCAGGTGTGAAGCAGAGAGCCAGGGGATACCAACCACCACGCTGGCAGTAAGACTCTGGTCCTGGTGATGCGAGAGGTACGTGACCTTGTGCAGGCATTTGGCATTAGGATGGcaggaggggagcggggggggggagcagagaggaggggatgggatggggatggggaggcgATGGagatgggggtggggtggggaggggatggggatgatgtggggatggggatggcgGCACGGCCAGGGTGCCGCAGCGAGATGCGGGGATGATGCCGGGCTCCCCGGCCGAGGCGAGCTCACCGCTGGGGGAACACACCCCCAGAACGTTTCCCCGGGGCAGGATTATCTCCCCACGAGGAGGCTTCGGGCTCCTCCTCTTCCCGAAATTTGGCCTTGCAGCatcccccgcgcccccccgccggcccggcccgggtACCTTAACGAAGTAAAAAGCCGGTCCGGGTTTGAGGGTGACGCTCTCGTTCTCCTGCTGGTACTGCACGTACTTCTCCACCCCTTGCTCTTCGAAGATCCGCCGCTCCTCCACCAGGTCGAAGAGGGCTCGGGAGGAGACGGCCACCGTGATGGCGTGCTGGGGCTTGGGCTGCGGGGCGAGCGGAGGGTAGCGGAGGGTAGCGccggccccagcccccggcccccgcccgcccccggcccgcccgcaCTCACCGGCCGGGGTCTCTTGGAAGCCAGGTTGTCGTAGAAAGCCTTGGCCGCCTCCCAGTCCCGCTCGGCCTCCTGCAGCCGGACCTCCGCCGCGTCGCCGGGCTCGGGCGCCtccgggccggagccgctcaTGGTGCctgccggggcgggcggggggctgcggggggcgggcgcggggctgcggggcgggcacggggctgcggggcgggcacggggctgcggggctgcggggggcgggcgcggggctgcggggctgcggggggcgggcgcggggctgcggggggcgggcggcgggctgcggggcgggcacggggctgcggggcgggcacggggctgcggggcgggcacggggctgcggggctgcggggggcgggcgaggggctgcggggagcgggCGCGGCCGGAGCCGGCGCGGGTGACCGGGAAGCGGCGGTGGtggcggccgcccccgccccgccccggcccgccccggcccgccccgctcGGGAGGTCACCCGGGCGCCGGCTTCCCCCCGCGCTCCGCCGCCTCTCCCGGCGCGGGGATCAGcagggccgcggcgggggcagGAGCCggagctgcagcccctccccgcaccctgcggggggcagcgggcgcagagctgcggggcacccgctgtGACGCCCGCGGCCGCGCTCCCTGGGGCTCCGAGCGGCGGTGCACGCAGCTACTCAATGGTAGCCAACAGCCTCCAGCACTGATTTATCCACAGCATTAGAGATTTATTGCTGAGATGCAGCGGCTTAACTGATGTCCCATTAACTGCAACGAATGCCCAGGAGATTTCTTACGTAACATTGCAATAACGTTTCTAGCAATGAAGATGGGGTGGGCGCCAGTGACCTGCGGCCCTTTGTTCCACACAGCAACGCTGAAAGCTCCTGTTAGAAACAGTAACTTGGACAGCAGCGTTGAGGGTGCGTGTTGCATGTGCCGGAGATGCTTATTCTGGCATCTGGGTTGAGTGGCCCTAAAACCAGAACCCCACGCAGAGCTCGACTAATCCACGCCTCCCTGAAGCTGCCGCGGCTGCCGCGGCAGACTTGCTTGTCTGAACCACAGCAAAGTTCCGCAAACTGatgagctggaggagaggatGGGAAGCGAGGAAGGAAGCGGCTCTCCTCCTGAGCTAGGGTGGGTCTGGCACAGCGGCCCACAGCCTTTGCCGTTGTTGGTAGCCGGTGACTCAGTGGTGTCTGTACATCACAGCACATGTAAGCACCATCCAAAGGATTCTTTAACACTTTGAAGGGAGA from Phalacrocorax carbo chromosome 3, bPhaCar2.1, whole genome shotgun sequence harbors:
- the NT5C1B gene encoding cytosolic 5'-nucleotidase 1B produces the protein MSGSGPEAPEPGDAAEVRLQEAERDWEAAKAFYDNLASKRPRPPKPQHAITVAVSSRALFDLVEERRIFEEQGVEKYVQYQQENESVTLKPGPAFYFVKALEHVNARLLELYPDDEERFDIVLMTNNHAQVGVRLINSINHYGLTIERFCMTGGKSPIGYLTAYLTNLYLSADSKKVQEAIEAGIASATMFTANKDVTYSDTQLRVAFDGDAVLFSDESEQIVKEQGLDRFFEHEQLNENKPLAQGPLKGFLEDLGKLQKKFYAKNERLNCPIRTFLVTARSAASSGARVLKTLRSWGLEIDEALFLAGAPKGPILVKIRPHIFFDDQMFHIEGAQKLGTIAAHVPYGIAQKYHKSA